A DNA window from Paenibacillus sp. HWE-109 contains the following coding sequences:
- a CDS encoding TetR/AcrR family transcriptional regulator: MEKSFTRTQRARREDIISAAIVVINREGYTAASVERIAKEAETSKSTILYHFKTKEAIYEELVITLYHNGAAYMTERIMAVETYRDKLCAYLSSNLHFIAEHAAHVNAVHRIQENGGLQSDGSDAVTPLATLLSSGQKAGEFGFFDPLVMSLVIRAAVDGASFHFTTHHNLDFEHYINQTIQLFQKATALP; the protein is encoded by the coding sequence ATGGAAAAGTCGTTTACTCGCACCCAACGAGCTCGTCGTGAAGATATTATCAGTGCCGCGATCGTCGTCATCAATCGCGAAGGCTACACTGCTGCATCCGTCGAAAGGATCGCCAAAGAAGCTGAGACTAGCAAGAGCACCATACTATACCACTTCAAGACTAAGGAAGCGATCTATGAGGAACTGGTCATCACGCTCTATCACAATGGTGCCGCCTACATGACCGAACGAATCATGGCGGTCGAGACCTATCGTGACAAACTCTGTGCGTACCTGTCCTCGAATCTTCACTTCATCGCTGAACATGCCGCTCACGTCAACGCCGTTCACAGGATTCAAGAAAATGGCGGGCTCCAGAGCGACGGTTCCGACGCAGTTACGCCACTCGCGACACTGCTTTCATCCGGCCAAAAAGCAGGAGAATTCGGTTTCTTTGATCCATTGGTAATGTCGCTTGTCATCCGTGCCGCGGTCGATGGAGCATCCTTCCACTTCACCACACACCACAACCTAGACTTCGAGCACTACATTAACCAAACCATTCAGCTTTTCCAAAAAGCCACAGCGCTCCCATAG
- a CDS encoding VOC family protein, which produces MESDNDTRAVIEVNGRTRWVITFFTDDIEFLHKKLLSEGVTFRNISDEGIYGKFFSFEDLDGNLFDVWENRDSELIFLKGWIKLTGNVN; this is translated from the coding sequence ATTGAATCCGATAATGACACAAGAGCGGTTATTGAAGTAAACGGGCGAACTAGATGGGTTATTACTTTCTTTACTGATGACATTGAATTTTTACATAAGAAATTATTATCCGAAGGAGTCACTTTTAGAAATATCAGTGATGAAGGTATCTATGGAAAGTTTTTTTCCTTTGAGGATTTAGATGGAAACCTATTTGATGTATGGGAAAATAGAGATAGCGAGTTAATTTTTTTAAAAGGGTGGATTAAGCTAACGGGGAACGTTAATTAA
- a CDS encoding VOC family protein → MSEQVVEQFVDRIDAVFLPVKNLQDSLVWYQTMFGFGLRWSNERMAGLAIAPNCGFHLVQISDFEPINKYTPFNFVVKDVEEVRERLEKNGVAVSEVRNGEPKRFDITDNNGNMISVIQL, encoded by the coding sequence GTGAGTGAACAAGTTGTTGAACAGTTTGTTGACCGTATTGATGCAGTCTTTCTACCTGTGAAGAATCTTCAGGATTCGTTAGTGTGGTACCAAACCATGTTTGGGTTCGGTTTGCGTTGGAGTAATGAAAGAATGGCTGGATTAGCAATAGCCCCTAACTGCGGATTTCATTTAGTACAAATCTCAGACTTTGAACCAATTAATAAATACACTCCATTCAATTTTGTTGTGAAGGATGTAGAAGAAGTGCGGGAAAGACTCGAAAAAAATGGAGTAGCTGTTTCTGAGGTAAGGAACGGTGAACCTAAACGGTTTGATATTACTGATAATAACGGAAATATGATTAGTGTTATTCAATTGTAA